The following are encoded together in the Zingiber officinale cultivar Zhangliang chromosome 8A, Zo_v1.1, whole genome shotgun sequence genome:
- the LOC122012138 gene encoding E3 ubiquitin-protein ligase RHF2A-like: protein MDQTAKMESHLSSAAAFVEGGIQDACDDACSICLEAFCDSDPSTVTNCKHEFHLQCILEWCQRSSQCPMCWQTIGLKDPTSQELLEGVERERSIRLNHARTAAIFHHPALGDFELQHLPVGGSDAELEERIIQHLATAAARGRAHHIARRGWVRSESQGRPQYLVFSTNQNSPSVGFEPTSPALGGENESPRAVVAVNPSISTTTPGRESTEVTSDFQAQVNQTPLSASRDSDNTNRPSISTLRNLTGQYSFNQDRPGPSELQSLSETLKSRWNAVSMRYKESIARNTRGWRERLFSRNSSVADIGSEVRREVSAGIANSSRMVEHLDTRESRTTNSTASPSAEVNAVAEPRNEGVSGSQANTCVNSSASSTSCAATSGSN, encoded by the exons ATGGATCAGACTGCAAAGATGGAAAGCCACCTGTCATCAGCCGCGGCTTTTGTGGAAGGAGGCATCCAGGATGCTTGTGATGATGCTTGCAGCATATGTCTAGAAGCTTTTTGCGACAGTGACCCTTCCACG GTTACTAATTGCAAGCACGAGTTCCATCTACAGTGCATTCTCGAATG GTGCCAGAGAAGCTCTCAGTGTCCAATGTGTTGGCAGACTATTGGTTTGAAAGATCCAACCAG CCAAGAGCTATTAGAGGGCGTAGAGCGTGAAAGGAGCATAAGACTTAACCATGCACGCACTGCTGCTATTTTTCATCATCCGGCACTTGGTGATTTTGAGTTGCAACAT TTGCCTGTTGGTGGAAGTGATGCTGAACTTGAAGAGCGTATTATCCAGCACTTAGCCACTGCTGCTGCCAGGGGAAGAGCACATCACATTGCTAGAAGAGGATGGGTTAGATCAGAATCTCAAGGCCGCCCACAATATTTGGTTTTCTCTACTAATCAGAATTCACCATCAGTAGGCTTTGAACCTACTTCCCCTGCCTTAGGAGGGGAAAATGAATCACCTCGTGCAGTAGTTGCTGTTAATCCATCAATTTCAACTACTACTCCGGGAAGGGAATCCACCGAAGTTACCAGTGACTTCCAAGCTCAAGTTAACCAGACTCCATTGTCGGCTTCAAGAGACAGCGATAATACAAACAGACCTAGTATTTCAACCCTCAG GAATCTAACTGGCCAGTATTCGTTTAATCAAGACAGACCAGGACCCTCTGAGTTGCAATCTCTATCAGAAACTCTGAAATCTCGCTGGAATGCTGTCTCAATGAG ATACAAAGAATCTATAGCTAGGAATACCCGAGGATGGAGGGAGCGACTATTTTCACGTAATAGTTCTGTTGCAGATATTGGTTCTGAAGTCAGAAGAGAAGTCAGTGCTGGAATTGCTAACTCGTCACGAATGGtggaacacttggacacaagagaaagTAGAACCACGAATTCGACTGCGTCACCCAGTGCTGAAGTAAATGCAGTTGCGGAACCAAGAAATGAGGGTGTTAGTGGCAGTCAAGCTAACACCTGTGTGAATAGTAGCGCTTCATCCACATCTTGTGCTGCAACTTCTGGTTCCAACTAA